A region of the Hydra vulgaris chromosome 12, alternate assembly HydraT2T_AEP genome:
AGCGATTAATACCAGCAAAGCCTTGACCACTTCTACGCATTGAGTATACTATTCTGCAGTTTCTGTCAAAACCTAGTGACATAAATGGCAGTTTTTTGGTGTCCAAAATGAATGCTCCTATTGGCAAAAACATTTTACAGTCATTTTACTTGCTTATcaatgttttaaactttaacttaactttaaacatgaactttatttacattgaggACAACCAAGAACTGAAATTaagtttgataaattaaacatatCCAAAATTCTATTTCCAGTAATACCATCATTTAAAGGCTGAGAAACAGCATGGCTTGACAGCTTAGTAAACGATCTTGTCTTTGCTAATGATGCTGAAGTACTTGgaatataatttaatagttcagATTGCATGGACACGAATTGTTTTTTGCTTGTGTATTGATTtcctttaaattttcttttctttttgaaaaattaatacttCACAGACTCAGATTAATCAAATAAGattaacttttaagaaaaagGTGTTGTAGATAAGtggaaaagagaaaataaaattgttgctaTGGACGTTGCTAAGAAGGTTAATTTTGGCTATGATCAAATAATCAAGAAATAGACAtacttatgtgtttttttttgaaaattttaattcagaatCAGATTCCTCGTTAATTTTAACACTTGAAacatgaaaaatcaaaaatttcaaaaaaaattatttttttgcaattttgacAGGGGTGAGCCCCCTTAATTTCCGAAAAAAATTTAGCAGcaacccagctagcacacatatgTTGGTAAAACGTTAGAACAATATTGCGTATTGTGTTGGAGAACATTGGTGGACAACGttgttttatatcattttggaTGCAAATGCGACATTGccaacaacaaaaatttgattataaCAGAGAGCAGTATACTTCCAATTTCTTACAAATTTATGAAGGGAATAccctatttatatatttaacctaCAAATTAGGTGGAGCAAAATAATAGGTGTGTGTCAGTGGCGGATCAAGGGAGGGGGGCTAGGGGGtgctatagccccgggccccacaATTTTAGGGGCCCCGAttcaaagtaaataattttttattaattctgaaaattaaatcttttattaacttaaaagagccaaagttaaatttactaaattgtCTGAAAACAAaagcacaaaaataaaataactgtcAACAAAAACGctgcattatatattttttccggTCTTTGACAACGATGGAGCGCAACtacttctacaaaaaaaaaattactagatTGGTAGCAGCGCCTTATAGCAATAATTGAATGTAACATTTGTACAAATTGCTACAAAAACAATTCCCTTCGGAAAATTATTAACGActtgaataattatatatttattgaaaatgcatTAACGATTGAAATTCTACAATTCTTTTGTACTTCCGCACAAAAGAGTTCTTGTGTGAATGCATTTAATAGCTGAAGTGCTAAATTCgtgaaagagaaaaaaagaacagtTTAACACTTTTCAGGTTATACAGTTATAATTAAAATGCTAAGAAAATATGAAAGTGGAGCTTGCAAAAGAAGATTGAAGAAAGAGAGAGAGGAAATGGTAGCTAAACTTCCgaaaatgacaaattttttttcatcaaaccaAACTATTATGCAATTTCTATAAACtgtagataataataaaaacaatgaaagaaaagatgaaaACAATAACACGGAAAATGAGGTAGCCTGCCAAGGTCCTTCAAATGAAATTCAAGAAGTTGAAAGTGTTGAATCTACAATGCATAACAATGAGCTTGACTCAGGTACTCTAATTTTTACTATCTTTAATGACACCTCTACATCTGCTAAACAAACAATTTACTTTTTAGgcagttaatatttttattctataaattgtcacttattattttttttttaatttaattacttagGCATGTTAGAACTGTTGACTCAATTTGATCCAGTTTTAAAGCAACACATTGACACTTTTGCAAATAAAGGCAAAGgtaatctaaattatttgtCTAAAACTATTTGTGAAGAGCTAATTAATATTATGTCTCAAAAGGTTTTAACGCACATTATTAccgaaataaaaaaagcaaaatactgGGGAATTATCGTAGATTCGACTCCTGATATTTCTCACGTGGATCAACTTTCTGTGATATTTCGTTATTATCTAAATGGCCACGTGTATGaacgatttttttgttttctacaaATTAAAAGCCACGACGGTAAATCTTTGATTACTGACATTTTAGATCTACTGGAAAGATATGATATTGATATAACCAATTGTCGGGGACAAGCATACGATAATGCAAGCAATATGTCTGGTAAATATTCTGGATTACAGGCACGTTTAAAAGAGCGGAGTGAATTAGCTTTTTATATCCCCTGCGCTGGacattctttaaatttagtagGGCAGTGCAGTGTCAGTGAGTGCATCAATTCTATCAACTATTTTGGCGTTCTCCAGAGTTTGTATTCATTTTTTGTAGCTTCAACACACAGATGGGATTTATTGAAAGGAAATCATGCTACACTGAAGCGCCTATCAGATACACGAAGTTTGGTAGAAAATTTTGATGGGATTCATGCAGCGCTATGTCATATAGCTAAGGATACAGAAGAAAAATCTGATACTCGTCATGAAGTTTtgtgtttattaaataagatCACTAAGCTAGAGTTTGCATTCATGGCTGTACTTTGGCATCACATACTTAAGAGGTTTAATGCAGTTAgcaaatttcttcaaaaagttgaATTAGATTTGCATACAGCAAGCAGCATGTTACTTTCACTAATTGACTTTGTAAAAAACTTACGAAACGACTTTACGAGACTtgaaaatgaatcaaaaaaacttaGCTCGTTTATTGAAAAAGACTATTCTGATAAGAACAAAAGaaaggtaattaaaaaattgagcaACGGAGAAAACCAAGTTGATTTTTAAGCGTATCCGACAAGTTTCGAGTGAATACATATTTTGTCATTATTGACAAACTTGTGACACAATTAACTATAAGAAGTGATGGTTACAACCATGTAAATAAGTTATTTGGATTTCTATCGAAGCTGTTAACTATTAGTACCATGGAATTGCAAGTTAgcgcaaaaaaaattgtagaagtGTACTCAAATGATTTAGAAGATAGTTTCATATTTGAAATAGAAcaatttgtaatattattaaagttacaGCCTCCGGGTTTTTTTCcgcataaaaaagataaatctgAGACTGAAAACACATTGATTCCTCTGCATGTTTTAAATTGGATTGTTGAAACCGATATTATTGATGTATTTCCAAATGTTTATATAGCATATCGCTTGTTTCTAACTATTCCCATAACAAATTGCGAGGCTGAGAGATCATTCTCTTCTCTTAAAAGAGTTAAGAACATGCACCGATTTTTGTCGTTGTTAGTGGAACGGGGCCTCCTACTTttaaatagccccgggccccgaaaagtcttaatccgccactggtgTGTGTTTATTTTAACCTGTTTGCTGTAggattaaaaaacattttattattcttatttgtTGTTGATATAAAGGTAAGGTCAATATTTATGtaacttatataaaatgataacatatcatatttttattgaattagaaTTAGATATAAAATGGGACGAGGAAAACATTGTACAGCGATAGAAAGAAAActtattagaaatttaagaacACAAGGAAAAACTTACAAGGAAATTTCAGTTACGATGGGATGTTCTCAAAATAAAGTTACAAGTACCTTAAAAGCAGAAAAATCACGTGAGAATAGAGGAAGACCACGCAAAACGTGTCAGCGTACGGATGATCACAttacaattatttcaaaaaaagaaccATTCAAGTcagcaacaaaaattttaaatgaaattaatgaaaatattagcGTTTGGACAGTTAGAAGAAGGCTTTTAGAAAGTAAGTTGCCAGCTCGAACTCCGAGGAAAGTACCATTACTTGGTAGAAAGAAcattatgaaaagaaaaatttttgcaaaaaatcatATTGCTTGGCGGGGACCAGATATGACCAAAAAATGGCGTAATATTTTGTGGAGTGATGAAactaagataaatttatttaattctgaTGGAAAACAGTATGTAA
Encoded here:
- the LOC136088241 gene encoding zinc finger MYM-type protein 1-like, with product MLRKYENNNKNNERKDENNNTENEVACQGPSNEIQEVESVESTMHNNELDSGMLELLTQFDPVLKQHIDTFANKGKGNLNYLSKTICEELINIMSQKVLTHIITEIKKAKYWGIIVDSTPDISHVDQLSVIFRYYLNGHVYERFFCFLQIKSHDGKSLITDILDLLERYDIDITNCRGQAYDNASNMSGKYSGLQARLKERSELAFYIPCAGHSLNLVGQCSVSECINSINYFGVLQSLYSFFVASTHRWDLLKGNHATLKRLSDTRSLVENFDGIHAALCHIAKDTEEKSDTRHEVLCLLNKITKLEFAFMAVLWHHILKRFNAVSKFLQKVELDLHTASSMLLSLIDFVKNLRNDFTRLENESKKLSSFIEKDYSDKNKRKVIKKLSNGENQVDF